A single region of the Actinoplanes sp. SE50/110 genome encodes:
- the ligA gene encoding NAD-dependent DNA ligase LigA, with translation MFADTEVPVTTPSAEPTAVAAARHAELADEIRDHQYRYYVLDAPIISDGRFDTLLRELEALETEFPALRTPESPTQLVGGSFSSDFAPVRHAERMMSLDNVFSFDELSTWAERTVRDAGGPVAFLCELKVDGLAINLTYEKGRLVRGATRGDGRTGDDVTPNVRTIREIPERLAGDDVPDLLEVRGEIYFPAEAFADLNASLVEQGKAPFANPRNAAAGSLRQKDPRVTASRGLRMVVHGIGAREGFHPTSQSHAYEALRAWGLPTSSRWKLVDDMPAVREFIEYYGEHRHDVEHEIDGVVVKVDSVAIQGRLGSTSRAPRWAIAFKYPPEEVTTRLLDIAVNVGRTGRVTPFAVLEPVLVAGSTVAQATLHNAQEVARKGVLIGDTVVLRKAGDVIPEVLGPVIDLRPDDARAFVMPTECPSCGTTLAPAKENDVDIRCPNSESCPAQLLGRLATLASREVLDIEVLGEKSAAALLESGVLHNEGDLFDLTEDDLLRVPFFVNKNGKLGTNAGKMLQSLAEAKGRPFARYLIALSIRHVGPTAATALAREYGSMDRLEEVLAQTAAQPAAVAASAEAASLAQAASAVEAASAAEAASTAEAAGTSASVAGSAASSGSVSSDASGSGAASPGTADPARGSDGADSADPTGEGDGADSADPTGEGDGVDSAGAAVEQAKRKAKAIDPLAAVDGVGPIIADSLREWFTVPWHREIVRKWREAGVTMVDERVEAGPRTLEGLTVVVTGTLAGFTRDQAAEAVTSRGGKVSGSVSKKTGFVVVGENPGGKHDKAVSLKVPVLDEAGFEVLLKDGPEAAREVAELG, from the coding sequence GTGTTCGCAGACACGGAGGTTCCGGTGACCACACCCAGCGCAGAGCCCACGGCGGTGGCCGCCGCCCGGCACGCCGAGCTCGCCGACGAGATCCGCGACCATCAGTATCGGTATTACGTGCTCGACGCCCCGATCATCTCCGACGGCCGGTTCGACACGCTCCTGCGCGAGCTGGAGGCGCTGGAGACCGAGTTCCCCGCGCTGCGCACCCCCGAATCGCCGACCCAGCTCGTCGGCGGCTCGTTCTCCAGCGACTTCGCCCCGGTGCGGCACGCCGAGCGGATGATGTCGCTGGACAACGTGTTCAGTTTCGACGAGCTGAGCACCTGGGCCGAGCGCACCGTGCGGGACGCCGGTGGCCCGGTGGCGTTCCTCTGTGAGCTCAAGGTCGACGGCCTGGCGATCAACCTGACGTATGAGAAGGGCAGGCTGGTCCGCGGCGCCACCCGGGGCGACGGCCGCACCGGCGACGACGTGACCCCCAACGTGCGCACCATCCGCGAGATCCCGGAGCGGCTGGCCGGCGACGATGTGCCCGACCTGCTCGAGGTGCGCGGCGAGATCTACTTTCCGGCCGAGGCGTTCGCCGATCTGAACGCGTCGCTGGTCGAGCAGGGCAAGGCCCCGTTCGCCAACCCGCGCAACGCCGCCGCCGGCAGCCTCCGGCAGAAGGACCCGCGGGTCACCGCCTCCCGCGGCCTGCGCATGGTGGTGCACGGCATCGGCGCGCGCGAGGGTTTCCACCCCACCTCGCAGTCGCATGCCTACGAGGCACTCCGGGCGTGGGGGCTGCCCACCAGCAGCCGGTGGAAACTCGTCGACGACATGCCCGCCGTCCGAGAGTTCATCGAGTATTACGGCGAGCACCGGCACGACGTCGAGCACGAGATCGACGGTGTCGTGGTCAAGGTCGACTCGGTGGCGATCCAGGGCCGGCTCGGCTCCACCAGCCGGGCGCCGCGCTGGGCGATCGCCTTCAAGTATCCGCCCGAGGAGGTCACCACCAGGCTCCTCGACATCGCGGTCAACGTCGGGCGCACCGGCCGGGTCACCCCGTTCGCGGTGCTGGAGCCGGTGCTGGTGGCCGGGTCCACGGTCGCCCAGGCCACCCTGCACAACGCGCAGGAGGTGGCCCGCAAGGGCGTGCTGATCGGCGACACCGTGGTGCTGCGCAAGGCCGGCGACGTGATCCCCGAGGTGCTCGGCCCGGTGATCGACCTGCGCCCGGATGACGCCCGGGCGTTCGTGATGCCCACCGAGTGCCCGTCCTGCGGCACCACCCTGGCCCCGGCCAAGGAGAACGACGTCGACATCCGCTGCCCCAACAGCGAGTCCTGCCCGGCCCAGCTGCTGGGCCGGCTGGCCACCCTGGCGAGCCGCGAGGTGCTCGACATCGAGGTGCTCGGCGAGAAGTCCGCGGCCGCCCTGCTCGAGTCCGGCGTCCTGCACAACGAGGGCGACCTGTTCGACCTGACCGAGGACGACCTGCTGCGGGTGCCGTTCTTCGTCAACAAGAACGGCAAGCTCGGTACGAATGCCGGCAAGATGCTGCAGAGCCTGGCCGAGGCGAAGGGCCGGCCGTTCGCGCGCTATCTGATCGCCCTGTCGATCCGGCACGTGGGACCGACGGCGGCCACCGCGCTGGCTCGGGAATACGGGTCGATGGATCGGCTGGAGGAGGTGCTCGCCCAGACCGCGGCGCAGCCGGCCGCGGTCGCGGCCAGCGCTGAGGCCGCCTCCCTCGCCCAGGCCGCTTCCGCCGTTGAGGCCGCTTCCGCCGCTGAGGCCGCTTCCACCGCCGAGGCCGCCGGCACCTCCGCCTCGGTCGCCGGATCCGCTGCCTCTTCCGGGTCGGTCTCCTCCGATGCGTCCGGCTCCGGTGCGGCTTCCCCGGGGACCGCGGACCCGGCCAGGGGAAGCGACGGGGCGGATTCCGCGGACCCTACCGGGGAGGGCGACGGGGCGGATTCCGCGGACCCGACCGGAGAGGGTGACGGGGTGGATTCCGCGGGGGCCGCCGTCGAGCAGGCGAAGCGGAAGGCCAAGGCGATCGATCCACTCGCCGCCGTCGACGGGGTCGGGCCGATCATCGCGGACAGTCTGCGCGAGTGGTTCACCGTGCCGTGGCATCGGGAGATCGTCCGCAAGTGGCGCGAGGCCGGCGTGACGATGGTCGACGAGCGGGTCGAGGCCGGTCCGCGCACGCTGGAGGGGCTGACCGTGGTGGTCACCGGGACGCTGGCCGGCTTCACCCGGGATCAGGCGGCCGAGGCGGTCACCTCCCGCGGCGGCAAGGTCAGTGGCTCGGTGTCGAAGAAGACCGGCTTCGTGGTCGTCGGGGAGAACCCGGGCGGCAAACACGACAAGGCCGTCAGCCTGAAGGTGCCGGTGCTCGACGAGGCCGGCTTCGAGGTGCTGCTGAAGGACGGTCCGGAGGCCGCGCGGGAGGTTGCCGAGCTGGGCTGA
- a CDS encoding M1 family metallopeptidase, with translation MHRYLAVVALGATVLCAGCTDKAAPPAVATASQPAAAPAIDYTAWQGGKSVTVADRLYPEHGNAGLDVLHYDLKLDWQPTSKVLTGTATLQIRPVTAASEISLDFANLAVDKVTVDGRPATGTLAKDKLTVPATLTAEQPVTLVVDYHGTPRQVAYPSHRGDAAEGVGLRPTRSGGLWTMQEPWGAMTWYPANELVSDKALYDIAVTVPQGWAAAASGTPGPVEGTTYHYSSAAPTAAYLTTLAVDRFRKTSQTGAHGLKFTYWTVAKTDDRLLTELKKSPQLVSWLEAQLGPYPFDTAGAVLSDSVSAMETQQMLSIGRQATGQKFDPAYFDEILVHEYAHQWFGDAVTPSDWTDLWLNEGFAQYMQYLYEQKVYKLTDAQLETFLRQQDARLRKSVGPPGKPKAANFAESNVYRCTAAMLKQLNDALGDKKFFDLMKAWVAEHKGTNQDRAAFTAFVREKTGTDYSKLIDSWLDSPSTPK, from the coding sequence ATGCATCGATATCTCGCCGTCGTGGCGCTCGGCGCGACGGTCCTGTGCGCCGGCTGCACGGACAAGGCCGCACCACCCGCCGTCGCCACCGCGTCGCAGCCCGCCGCCGCCCCCGCGATCGACTACACCGCCTGGCAGGGCGGGAAGTCGGTCACGGTCGCCGACCGGCTGTACCCCGAGCACGGCAATGCCGGCCTGGACGTCCTGCACTACGACCTGAAACTCGACTGGCAGCCCACGAGCAAGGTGCTGACCGGGACGGCGACCCTGCAGATCCGCCCGGTCACCGCGGCGAGTGAGATCAGTCTCGACTTCGCCAACCTGGCCGTCGACAAGGTCACCGTCGACGGACGGCCGGCCACCGGCACGCTCGCCAAGGACAAGCTGACCGTCCCCGCCACCCTGACCGCCGAACAGCCGGTGACCCTGGTCGTCGACTACCACGGCACACCGAGACAGGTCGCCTACCCGTCCCACCGCGGCGACGCCGCCGAGGGCGTCGGCCTGCGCCCGACCAGGAGCGGCGGCCTGTGGACCATGCAGGAACCGTGGGGCGCGATGACCTGGTACCCGGCCAACGAGCTGGTCTCCGACAAGGCGCTGTACGACATCGCGGTGACCGTGCCGCAGGGCTGGGCGGCCGCCGCGAGCGGCACCCCCGGCCCGGTCGAGGGCACCACGTACCACTACAGCTCGGCGGCGCCGACCGCCGCGTACCTGACCACGCTCGCCGTCGACCGGTTCCGCAAGACGTCGCAGACCGGCGCGCACGGCCTGAAGTTCACCTACTGGACGGTGGCGAAGACCGACGACAGACTGCTCACCGAGCTGAAGAAGTCGCCGCAACTGGTCAGCTGGCTCGAGGCACAACTCGGCCCGTACCCGTTCGACACCGCCGGCGCGGTGCTCAGCGACTCGGTCTCGGCCATGGAGACCCAGCAGATGCTCAGCATCGGCCGTCAGGCCACCGGCCAGAAGTTCGACCCGGCGTACTTCGACGAGATCCTCGTCCACGAGTACGCCCACCAGTGGTTCGGCGACGCGGTCACCCCGTCCGACTGGACCGACCTGTGGCTCAACGAGGGCTTCGCCCAGTACATGCAGTACCTGTACGAGCAGAAGGTCTACAAGCTCACCGACGCCCAGCTGGAGACCTTCCTCCGCCAGCAGGACGCCCGGCTGCGCAAATCGGTGGGCCCGCCCGGCAAGCCGAAAGCCGCCAACTTCGCCGAGAGCAACGTCTACCGGTGCACCGCGGCGATGCTCAAGCAGCTCAACGACGCCCTGGGCGACAAGAAGTTCTTCGACCTGATGAAGGCGTGGGTCGCCGAGCACAAGGGGACGAACCAGGACCGGGCCGCGTTCACCGCCTTCGTCCGGGAGAAGACCGGCACGGACTACAGCAAGCTGATCGACAGCTGGCTCGATTCCCCGTCCACCCCGAAGTAG
- the gatC gene encoding Asp-tRNA(Asn)/Glu-tRNA(Gln) amidotransferase subunit GatC, protein MAAISREEVAHLARLSRLAVTEEELDRFAGQLDVILQSVARVGEVAAEDIPPTSHSVPLTNVYRDDVPQPSLDQDAALSGAPDAYEGRFRVPRILDEED, encoded by the coding sequence ATGGCCGCCATCTCCCGCGAAGAGGTAGCGCACCTGGCGCGCCTGTCGCGGCTCGCCGTGACCGAAGAGGAGCTGGATCGATTCGCGGGTCAGCTCGACGTGATCCTGCAGTCGGTCGCCCGGGTCGGTGAGGTGGCCGCGGAGGACATCCCGCCGACCTCGCACTCGGTGCCGCTGACCAACGTGTACCGCGACGACGTTCCCCAGCCGAGCCTCGACCAGGACGCCGCCCTCTCCGGCGCGCCCGACGCGTACGAGGGCCGGTTCCGGGTGCCGCGCATCCTGGACGAGGAGGACTGA
- a CDS encoding methionine synthase encodes MPDLPWPAGAATGIGSLPGTDVAEAQRIVLGELPALPHLPELPERGPGADMIGRGAGFLVELPVQLYAGRWQIAARPGRDLRRTADLLERDLDQLTEQADGFTGAVKIQAAGPWTLAASVDLPIGGRLLRDPGAVRDLTDSLAEGLRRHVADVRKRVPGATVLLQLDEPSLPSVLAGRVPTESGLGAYRAVDGPDAAARLRTVVAAVDTPTVLHCCAPDVPWQVIRDASFAAAAFDLSLLKDLDPVGEAIEAGLGLLVGAAPTRPVAERRPDAKQIAERVQTLWRRLGFPAARLPRQVVITPACGLAGAPQPYVRALLKACHEAGRRISEV; translated from the coding sequence ATGCCTGATCTTCCATGGCCCGCCGGTGCCGCGACCGGGATCGGATCCCTGCCCGGCACGGACGTCGCCGAGGCGCAGCGGATCGTCCTCGGTGAGCTGCCCGCCCTGCCGCACCTGCCCGAGCTTCCCGAGCGTGGCCCGGGCGCCGACATGATCGGGCGCGGCGCCGGGTTCCTCGTCGAGCTGCCGGTGCAGCTCTACGCCGGGCGCTGGCAGATCGCCGCGCGGCCGGGCCGGGACCTGCGGCGTACCGCCGATCTGCTGGAACGCGATCTGGACCAGCTCACCGAGCAGGCCGACGGCTTCACCGGCGCCGTCAAGATCCAGGCGGCCGGCCCGTGGACCCTCGCAGCGAGCGTCGACCTGCCGATCGGCGGCCGGCTGCTGCGCGACCCGGGCGCGGTCCGGGACCTCACCGACTCGCTCGCCGAGGGGCTCCGGCGGCACGTCGCCGACGTCCGCAAGCGGGTGCCCGGCGCCACCGTGCTGCTGCAGCTCGACGAGCCGTCGCTGCCGTCCGTGCTGGCCGGGCGGGTGCCGACCGAGAGCGGGCTCGGCGCCTACCGGGCGGTCGACGGCCCGGACGCCGCGGCCCGGCTGCGGACCGTGGTGGCGGCGGTGGACACCCCCACCGTGCTGCACTGCTGCGCGCCGGACGTGCCGTGGCAGGTGATCCGGGACGCGTCGTTCGCGGCGGCCGCCTTCGATCTGTCGCTGCTCAAGGATCTGGACCCGGTCGGCGAGGCGATCGAGGCCGGGCTGGGCCTGCTGGTGGGCGCCGCGCCGACCCGCCCGGTGGCCGAGCGGCGACCGGACGCCAAGCAGATCGCCGAGCGGGTGCAGACCCTGTGGCGCCGGCTCGGCTTCCCGGCCGCCCGGCTGCCCCGGCAGGTGGTGATCACGCCGGCCTGTGGGCTCGCCGGTGCGCCCCAGCCGTACGTCCGGGCCCTGCTCAAAGCCTGTCACGAAGCGGGCCGGCGGATCTCCGAGGTGTGA
- the gatB gene encoding Asp-tRNA(Asn)/Glu-tRNA(Gln) amidotransferase subunit GatB — translation MTTIALPSYDDALSRYEPVIGLETHVELGTQTKMFCGCRTEFGAEPNTQVCPVCLALPGALPVMNRAAIEATIRIGLALNCSIASWCRMARKNYFYPDMPKNFQTSQYDEPLCVDGYVDVTVDGKEYRVEIERVHIEEDTGKTLHVGGATGRIHGATESLVDYNRAGIPLVEIVTKPVPGLGALAPEIAKAYVAELRDIVRSLGVSDVRMEQGSMRCDVNTSLNRPGEEWGTRTETKNVNSLRSVERAVRSEIIRQAGLLDEGVRIFQETRHFQETTGDTRPGRSKETATDYRYFPEPDLVPIAPDPAWVEELKASLPEKPSVKRARLREDWGMTEIDMQSAVNAGAIELIEETIAAGASPAGARKWWLGELARRSNELGVELAQVGATPAQVAELQKLVDDGKLNDKLARQVLEGVVGGEGSPAQVMAARGLEVVSDTGALQAAVDEAIAANPDIADKIRDGKVAAAGALVGAVMKTTRGQADAKTVRDLILSRLGVS, via the coding sequence ATGACCACGATCGCGCTGCCGTCCTACGACGACGCCCTCAGCCGTTACGAGCCGGTCATCGGCCTGGAGACGCACGTCGAGCTGGGCACCCAGACGAAGATGTTCTGCGGCTGCCGGACCGAGTTCGGCGCCGAGCCGAACACCCAGGTCTGCCCGGTCTGCCTGGCCCTGCCCGGCGCCCTGCCGGTGATGAACCGGGCGGCCATCGAGGCCACGATCCGGATCGGTCTCGCGCTGAACTGCTCGATCGCGTCGTGGTGCCGGATGGCCCGGAAGAACTACTTCTATCCCGACATGCCGAAGAACTTCCAGACCTCGCAGTACGACGAGCCGCTCTGCGTCGACGGATACGTGGACGTCACGGTCGACGGCAAGGAGTACCGGGTCGAGATCGAGCGGGTGCACATCGAGGAGGACACCGGCAAGACGCTGCACGTCGGCGGCGCCACCGGTCGCATCCACGGCGCCACCGAGTCGCTGGTCGACTACAACCGGGCCGGCATCCCGCTCGTCGAGATCGTCACCAAGCCGGTCCCCGGCCTCGGCGCGCTCGCCCCGGAGATCGCCAAGGCGTACGTCGCCGAGCTGCGCGACATCGTCCGCTCGCTGGGCGTCTCCGACGTGCGGATGGAGCAGGGCTCGATGCGCTGCGACGTCAACACCTCGCTGAACAGGCCGGGCGAGGAGTGGGGCACCCGGACCGAGACCAAGAACGTGAACTCGCTGCGGTCGGTCGAGCGGGCCGTCCGCTCCGAGATCATCCGGCAGGCCGGTCTGCTCGACGAGGGCGTCCGGATCTTCCAGGAGACCCGGCACTTCCAGGAGACGACCGGCGACACCCGGCCCGGCCGCTCCAAGGAGACCGCGACCGACTACCGCTACTTCCCCGAGCCCGACCTGGTTCCGATCGCGCCCGACCCGGCGTGGGTCGAGGAGCTCAAGGCGTCCCTCCCGGAGAAGCCGAGCGTCAAGCGGGCCCGCCTCCGCGAGGACTGGGGGATGACCGAGATCGACATGCAGTCGGCGGTCAACGCCGGCGCGATCGAGCTGATCGAGGAGACCATCGCGGCCGGCGCCTCCCCGGCCGGTGCCCGCAAGTGGTGGCTGGGTGAGCTGGCCCGCCGCTCCAACGAGCTGGGCGTCGAGCTGGCGCAGGTCGGCGCCACCCCGGCACAGGTTGCTGAGCTGCAGAAACTCGTCGACGACGGGAAGCTCAACGACAAGCTGGCCCGCCAGGTGCTGGAGGGCGTGGTCGGTGGTGAGGGTTCGCCGGCGCAGGTGATGGCCGCCCGCGGCCTCGAGGTGGTCTCCGACACCGGCGCGCTGCAGGCCGCGGTTGACGAGGCGATCGCCGCGAACCCGGACATCGCGGACAAGATCCGGGACGGCAAGGTCGCCGCCGCCGGTGCGCTGGTCGGCGCGGTCATGAAGACCACGCGAGGCCAGGCCGACGCCAAGACCGTCCGCGACCTCATCCTTTCCCGGCTCGGCGTCTCCTGA
- a CDS encoding bifunctional diguanylate cyclase/phosphodiesterase translates to MDAVRPRTAASGPRRRRALLVTVGSTAGAELSLWGAAPGMFRGLPAVYWIMAGLAVAADLRPHPLPGRRVSRVVLPSICFTFAIVLAWGLLPALAVQLVAVTVAGARMRQPVPRTVHLALQHVAGLGAAALVIALTGGRISPSPGPRDVALTCAAAGAWIAARYAVASLVRRWTAERRTRNRRRAPADLMATAALLLLSPVLLVAARVSPALLPLALVALHAVHRMVRWAGESERATRVDPLTGLPNRRALQSTMSERGPDRQRALILLDLDRFRTVNDALGHGAGDRLLARVADRLTAAVPRHDLVVRLGGDEFAVLATRVEGAASARRIAEHLTEALSRPFPMDGTPVELTASIGIALQSGRRDGATLLREAETAMYEAKQRGDQVAVHGPDAPHASPERLALLADLRDALRHDPPADGIVLYYQPQIAIATGEVVGVEALLRWRHPRRGLVGPDELLRVAEPTPVMRLLTARVLDEVIAQLARWRSEGMPLRAAVNVSARDLHAGEVADRVGRLLRDHEVPADLLQLEITESALMTDPHRVLDTITRLDRMGVAISLDDFGTGYSSLQHLRRLPLAEVKIDRSFVLGMATDPGDAAIVRSVIGLADSLGLRAVAEGVEDEATWLLLAAAGCHAAQGWFHARPMPADELVEWLSRYRPIRPGVRRGPWIPAK, encoded by the coding sequence ATGGATGCCGTTCGTCCCCGTACGGCCGCCTCCGGGCCGCGTCGGCGGCGCGCGCTGCTCGTCACCGTGGGTTCGACCGCGGGCGCGGAGCTGAGTCTCTGGGGGGCCGCGCCCGGGATGTTCCGCGGGCTGCCGGCCGTCTACTGGATCATGGCGGGGCTGGCGGTGGCCGCCGACCTGCGGCCGCACCCGCTGCCCGGCCGGCGGGTCAGCCGGGTCGTGCTGCCGTCCATCTGCTTCACCTTCGCCATCGTGCTGGCCTGGGGTCTGCTGCCGGCGCTCGCCGTGCAACTGGTCGCGGTGACCGTGGCCGGCGCCCGGATGCGCCAGCCGGTCCCGCGCACGGTCCACCTCGCCCTGCAGCACGTCGCCGGCCTGGGCGCGGCGGCCCTGGTCATCGCACTGACCGGCGGGCGGATCAGCCCGAGCCCCGGTCCGCGCGACGTGGCGCTCACCTGTGCCGCGGCGGGCGCCTGGATCGCCGCCCGATACGCCGTGGCGTCCCTGGTGCGCCGGTGGACCGCGGAACGGCGTACCCGCAATCGCCGCCGGGCCCCGGCGGACCTGATGGCGACGGCGGCCCTGCTTCTGCTGTCCCCGGTGCTGCTCGTCGCCGCGCGGGTCAGCCCGGCCCTGCTGCCGCTCGCCCTGGTGGCGCTGCACGCCGTGCACCGGATGGTCCGCTGGGCCGGCGAGTCGGAGCGGGCCACCCGGGTCGACCCGCTGACCGGCCTGCCGAACCGCCGCGCCCTGCAGTCGACCATGTCCGAGCGCGGCCCGGACCGGCAGCGCGCGCTGATCCTGCTCGACCTGGACCGGTTCCGCACCGTCAACGACGCGCTCGGGCACGGTGCCGGCGACCGGCTGCTGGCCCGGGTCGCCGACCGGCTGACCGCCGCCGTGCCCCGGCACGACCTGGTGGTCCGGCTCGGCGGCGACGAGTTCGCGGTGCTCGCCACCCGGGTCGAGGGCGCCGCCTCGGCCCGCCGGATCGCCGAGCATCTCACCGAGGCGCTGAGCCGGCCGTTCCCGATGGACGGCACCCCGGTCGAGCTGACCGCCTCGATCGGGATCGCGCTGCAGTCCGGCCGCCGCGACGGCGCCACCCTGCTGCGCGAGGCGGAGACCGCGATGTACGAGGCCAAGCAGCGTGGTGACCAGGTGGCGGTGCACGGCCCGGACGCGCCGCACGCCTCCCCGGAACGGCTGGCCCTGCTCGCCGACCTGCGTGACGCGCTGCGGCACGACCCGCCCGCCGACGGGATAGTCCTCTACTACCAGCCGCAGATCGCCATCGCGACCGGCGAGGTGGTCGGCGTCGAGGCGCTGCTGCGCTGGCGACACCCGCGGCGCGGCCTGGTCGGTCCGGACGAGCTGCTCCGGGTGGCCGAGCCGACCCCGGTGATGCGCCTGCTCACCGCCCGGGTGCTGGACGAGGTGATCGCCCAGCTGGCGCGGTGGCGCTCGGAGGGGATGCCGCTGCGGGCCGCGGTCAACGTGAGCGCCCGGGACCTGCACGCCGGGGAGGTCGCCGACCGGGTCGGCCGGCTGCTGCGCGACCACGAGGTCCCGGCCGACCTGCTGCAGCTGGAGATCACCGAGAGCGCGCTGATGACCGACCCGCACCGGGTGCTGGACACGATCACCCGGCTGGACCGGATGGGTGTGGCGATCTCCCTGGACGACTTCGGCACCGGCTACTCCTCGCTGCAGCACCTGCGTCGGCTGCCGCTGGCCGAGGTGAAGATCGACCGGTCGTTCGTGCTCGGCATGGCCACCGATCCGGGTGACGCGGCGATCGTGCGCTCGGTGATCGGGTTGGCCGACTCGCTGGGGCTGCGCGCGGTCGCCGAGGGGGTCGAGGACGAGGCCACCTGGCTGCTGCTCGCGGCGGCCGGCTGCCATGCCGCGCAGGGCTGGTTCCACGCCCGTCCGATGCCCGCCGACGAGTTGGTCGAGTGGTTGTCGCGGTACCGGCCGATTCGCCCCGGGGTTCGGCGCGGGCCGTGGATCCCGGCGAAATAG
- the gatA gene encoding Asp-tRNA(Asn)/Glu-tRNA(Gln) amidotransferase subunit GatA yields the protein MTDLTKLSAASLSGLIAAREVSAVEVATAHLDRIAAVDDRVHAFLHVDREGALAAAQRVDDGEITGPLAGVPIAVKDVVTTKGIPTTAASKILEGWKPPYDATIVERLKAAGMPILGKTNMDEFAMGSSTEYSAYGPTNNPWDLGRIPGGSGGGSAAALAAYEAPLAIGTDTGGSIRQPGAVTGTVGAKPTYGGTSRYGLIAFSSSLDTPGPCGRTVEDTALLHAAIAGHDPRDSTSIAQPVPDVVAAARRGLQGDLTGVKLGIVKEFAGDGSEPGVLAAFKESLEALVKLGAEIVEVSCPHFQYALPAYYLIAPSECSSNLARFDGVRYGLRSGDDGSRSLEEVMSLTREAGFGPEVKRRIIIGTYALSSGYYDAYYGQAQKVRTLITRDFEAAFEQVDVLVSPTTPFVAFPFGSRTSDPYQMYLADLFTIPTNLYGGPAISVPCGLSEGLPVGFQIMAPTMADDRMYRVAGALESAIGTFTPPTL from the coding sequence GTGACCGACCTGACCAAGCTGAGCGCGGCCTCGCTGAGCGGGCTGATCGCGGCACGCGAGGTGTCGGCTGTCGAGGTCGCCACCGCGCACCTGGACCGGATCGCGGCCGTCGACGATCGGGTGCACGCGTTCCTGCACGTCGACCGGGAGGGCGCGCTGGCCGCCGCCCAGCGGGTCGACGACGGCGAGATCACCGGTCCGCTGGCCGGCGTGCCGATCGCGGTGAAGGACGTGGTGACCACCAAGGGCATCCCGACCACGGCCGCGTCGAAGATCCTGGAGGGCTGGAAACCGCCGTACGACGCGACGATCGTCGAGCGTCTGAAAGCGGCCGGCATGCCGATCCTCGGCAAGACCAACATGGACGAGTTCGCGATGGGCTCGTCGACCGAGTACAGCGCGTACGGCCCGACCAACAACCCGTGGGACCTGGGCCGCATCCCGGGCGGCTCGGGCGGTGGCTCGGCGGCGGCGCTCGCGGCGTACGAGGCGCCGCTGGCGATCGGCACCGACACCGGTGGCTCGATCCGCCAGCCGGGTGCGGTGACCGGCACGGTCGGCGCGAAGCCCACCTACGGCGGCACGTCCCGCTACGGCCTGATCGCCTTCTCGTCATCGCTGGACACCCCCGGCCCCTGCGGGCGTACCGTCGAGGACACCGCGCTGCTGCACGCCGCGATCGCCGGCCACGACCCGCGCGACTCCACCTCGATCGCCCAGCCGGTGCCGGACGTGGTCGCCGCCGCCCGCCGTGGCCTGCAGGGTGACCTGACCGGGGTGAAGCTCGGCATCGTCAAGGAGTTCGCCGGCGACGGCTCCGAGCCGGGCGTCCTGGCCGCCTTCAAGGAGTCGCTGGAGGCCCTGGTCAAGCTCGGCGCCGAGATCGTCGAGGTGTCCTGCCCGCACTTCCAGTACGCGCTCCCGGCGTACTACCTGATCGCGCCCAGCGAGTGCTCGTCGAACCTGGCCCGTTTCGACGGTGTCCGTTACGGCCTGCGGTCCGGCGACGACGGCAGCCGCTCCCTGGAGGAGGTCATGTCGCTGACCCGCGAGGCCGGTTTCGGCCCCGAGGTCAAGCGCCGGATCATCATCGGCACGTACGCGCTGTCCAGCGGCTACTACGACGCCTACTACGGCCAGGCGCAGAAGGTCCGCACCCTGATCACCCGCGACTTCGAGGCCGCGTTCGAGCAGGTCGACGTGCTGGTCTCGCCGACCACCCCGTTCGTCGCGTTCCCGTTCGGCTCGCGCACCTCGGACCCGTACCAGATGTACCTGGCCGACCTGTTCACCATCCCGACCAACCTGTACGGCGGCCCGGCCATCTCGGTCCCGTGCGGCCTGTCCGAGGGTCTCCCGGTCGGCTTCCAGATCATGGCCCCGACCATGGCCGACGACCGCATGTACCGGGTCGCCGGCGCCCTGGAGTCCGCCATCGGCACCTTCACCCCGCCGACCCTCTGA